One genomic segment of bacterium includes these proteins:
- a CDS encoding DNRLRE domain-containing protein codes for MRGLALFVAVLLAAATVSAATLVLQPGYEGKDSHLTTNRPSSNYGTYSLLTVAYVPTMANRGIVEFDLSPCTGATINSAYLELYNDNPNATYEYCGIYRVLAAWVEMSVTWNNQPAHHATAYTKTMIGGRGVWKFDVKTLVSEWAAGTYANYGFILKKDNETRGLYPMFCSSDHVNSTWRPKITVDYAEDFAVVPDSVGRVKALFR; via the coding sequence CGCAACGCTCGTGCTCCAACCCGGCTATGAGGGTAAGGATTCCCACCTCACGACCAACCGCCCCTCCAGTAACTACGGTACCTATAGCTTGTTGACGGTTGCATATGTGCCCACTATGGCAAACCGTGGTATCGTGGAATTCGACCTAAGCCCGTGTACCGGGGCGACGATCAATTCCGCCTATCTCGAACTCTACAACGACAACCCTAACGCCACTTACGAATATTGCGGTATTTACCGGGTTTTGGCGGCCTGGGTAGAGATGAGCGTGACGTGGAACAACCAACCGGCCCACCACGCTACGGCGTACACTAAGACTATGATTGGCGGCAGGGGCGTTTGGAAATTCGACGTCAAAACGCTGGTCTCGGAGTGGGCGGCCGGGACGTACGCGAACTACGGGTTCATATTGAAAAAGGACAACGAAACGCGGGGGCTCTACCCAATGTTCTGCTCCAGCGACCACGTCAACTCGACTTGGCGGCCGAAGATCACCGTGGACTATGCGGAGGACTTTGCGGTCGTCCCCGACTCGGTTGGAAGGGTCAAGGCGCTTTTCAGGTAA